One Helicobacter suis HS1 genomic window, ATGATGATTTTATCCCACAGGGTAAAACTGGTCTTAGGGTCTATCAAAAATCTGCGTGGTGTAACAAACACGCCGCATACAAGGCCTTAGAATATGTGATTAAACACACCAACGCGCGTTTTATCTTTTTAAGTTATAACAATGAAGGGTTATTAAATTTAGAGGAAATTAAAACTCTCTTTAGTAAACACGGTAACTACAGCCTTAAAAGCCAAGTGTATAACCGTTTTAAAGCCAATTCTAGCCCTAAAAAAGAAAGCACAATAGAGTACTTGCATGGATTAGAAAAACTAACCAAGTCAAGCTAGAAAAGATGAGTAAGGCTAATTAATGATCGCTATAAAAAATTTAAAAGAGGTACTTCTAGCTTTAGGGTTTGAAGGGAAGAGTGTGTTCACAAAATCCTATGAAGTGGGGGCTAGGATTGAGGTGGATTTTACAAAGAAAAGCATCACATATACACCCCTTGATACAGACTTTAAAGAGGGGGAGTATCCAAGTTTAGATAAGCCTAGCAAGGGTTTTATTATCCATAGAAACACCACCACTAATTTTAAATCTAATGAAAACTTTGTCTGTTTAGTGGCTGTGCATAAACTTTTAGAAAAAGGCTATAAGCCAGAGCATATTATTTTAGAACCTAGCTTTAAAGTGGGGCATAAGCCACAGGTTTATAGCGATATTTTAGTGCTTAATCAGAAATTTGAAAACTTAGTTTTAATTGAGAATAAAACCTATGGGAGTGAGTTTAGCAAGGAATGGAATAACATGCTTAAAAATGGTGGCCAACTCTTTAGTTACTATGCGGTGAATAAAACCCCCTATCTGTGTTTACTAGCCTTTGAAAATGGAAACAAGTATGAAATGCGCTTAATTTCTATGCAAGATAATTCAGATCACTTAGAGCACATCAACAGCACACTTAAAAAGGAGGATAACAAGCGCGGTTTTAATGATCCGGCTAATACCAATGCTACAAGTTATTTTGAAGTGTGGAAGGAAACTTATTCTACAGCCTCCACCACTAAAGGCCTTTTTGAAACAGATATAGAGGCCTATAAAATTGGCAAGGAAAAATATAAAATAAGCGACTTATCTGTTGTTTCTAAAGATCAAATTGCAAGCATTTACCATGAATTTGCCACAATCTTACGCCACCACTCCATTGGTAATCATGAGAATAGTTTTTATTCTTCACCCAACCCACCATTCCACCCTAAGCCCCTATAATTGGGGCTTATCCACTTCGCTAAACCTCCATAATTTAGCAACCGCGCCGTAAACCCCCTAGCTTTAACTATGGGGATATAAGGCGCATGTTTGGTCGTTTTTCAAGCAAAGTGTGTATAATATAGTTCTATGCTCATCGCCTACAAGCAGAAACTCTACAATTCAAGCAAGAACAAGCAGATAGACAGACTCTTGCGTCTTTATGGCATTTGCTACAATCATTGTATCGCTTTGCATAAGCGGTATTATAGGCTCTATAAGAAGCACTTGAATTTCTACACTTTGAAAAAGCACATCACCAAGCTAAAGAGAACAGCACGCTTTGCTTTTTTGAAAACTCTAGGCTCTCAAACCTTGCAAGAGCTAGTAGGGAGGATAGACAAGGCTTATAAAAAGTTTTTTAAGAAACAAGGCAGACCGCCTAGATTTAAAAAGGTGGCCAACTATCAGTCTTTCACATTTTCACAATGTGGTTATAAAATCCAAGACAACATTATCTCTTTTAATGGCTATCGCTTTAAGTTTGTCAAAACCTACGACCTTGCAGGCAAACCCAAGACCTTAACCATTAAAAGAGATAATCTAGGCGATTATTTCTTGTGCTTGGTGTGCGAAACAGAGGATAACCTTAAGCCCGCAGGCGGTAACAGCGTGGGGCTTGACTTTGGGTTAAAAACTTTTCTCACATGCTCTAATGGCACACAAATCCCATCGCCTTTATTTTTCTCTAAATTCTTGCCTTTGATCCGTGCTTGCTCTCGCTCCCTATCCAAAAAGAAAAGAGGCAGTCATAACCGCCTAAAGGCTAGGCTAAAACTTGCTAGATTGCACCGCAAAGTCCAAAATCTTAGAAAAGACTTTTTCTACAAGATTGCTAATAGCCTAGCCAAACAATACGCCACTATTTTCATTGAAGATTTGAACCTGAAGGGTATGGTTAAACTTTGGGGGCGCAAGATTAATGATTTGGCTTTTGGTGAGTTTGTGGCTATCTTGGAGAGAAAAACCCAAGTGGTTAAGATTGATAGATTCTATCCTAGCTCTAAAACTTGTTCTAATTGTGGAGCACTCAAAGAGGATTTAAGCCTAAAAGATAGGTTTTTTCATTGCCCTTCTTGTGGCTTTTCTTTGGATAGAGATTTGAACGCAAGTATAAATATTCATAGAGTGGGGGCATCCACTCTTGGAGGAGAAGCTGTAAGACCCGCCTAGCGGGCAAGCTTTGATGATCCCAGAATCCCCTAGCTTTAGCTATGGGGAGTATGTCAACATACCTTAATTATTTTATTCTATGACACGCATCTTTAAATCCTAGCTCACAGGCTTTCTTATGATATTCTAAAGCCCTCTGTAGATTTTTTTGCACACCCTCCCCATTCTCATACAAGTTTCCTAAGTTATTATAGCCGGCCGCATCTCCCATGCTTGCTGCTTTCTTGAAATACTCTAGGGCTTTCTTATAACCTTTACTTTGATAAGCTTTTTCAGCAATTGAAAAATACGCATCACCCTCTCCCTTAGCCTGCACACTGCAAAGTACACCCACCAACGCTACACACAACACACTTTTTAGCATTTTTTCTCCTTTGTAGAATTTGCAGAAACCAAGCCTTCATCTTTAAATGCTATCGGCTTATCTTAAAAACACAAAAGAAAATAACGCGATCTTTTGCTTGCCTAGATAAATCATAATAGAAAGCCCAACAGCTGACCAGTTCTGTAGAGCTATCTTGGTGCTTTTGAGAGGGTTCATGGCGCAACCTTGCTAAAATGTCTTTTGTGAGCTCTTTACCTAATTCTACGCCCCATTGATCAAAACTATTAATATTCCAAATCACCCCTTGTATAAAGATTTTATGTTCATAAAGCGCAATTAAAGCCCCCACACTCTTAGGGCAAATGGTTTCTAATAAAATCACATTACTAGGGCGATTACCCGAAAAAATGCGGTGGTGGGCAAGTTTGCTAGCTTTTTGCTCAGAATAACCCATTTTTAAGAGCTCTTTAAAGGCTTCTTCATATTCCTTACCCTCCATAAAAGCCTGTGCTTGGGCAAACATGTTACTCACCAAAATATCATGGTGTTCTGGTAAATGCCCCTCTTTGCTTAGAGAGACAATAAAATCAATCGGGCTAATATGCGTACCTTGATGGAGTAATTGGAAAAACGCATGCTGGGCATTAGTACCCACATCGCCCCAAATAATAGGCCCTGTATCATAATCCACTACTTGCCCCTCTAAAGTGGTGCTTTTGCCATTGCTTTCCATATCTAGTTGTTGGATAAAACGCGGAAAATAGCGCAAATATTGATCATAGGGGGCTATTAAATGGCTACCCGCATCAAAAAGATTAATATACCAAATGCCTAAGAGTGCTAAAATAACCGGCATATTCTGCTCAAAGGGGGCGTTTTTAAAATGCTCATCCATTTCATAAGCCCCCTGTAATAAACTCTTAAAATTTTGCTTGCCTAGATAAATCATAATAGAAAGCCCAACAGCTGACCATAAACTATAACGACCCCCTACCCAATTCCAAAAAGAAAACATGTTTTCTGTATCAATCCCAAAGTCTTGTACCGCTTCTTTATTAGTAGAAACAGCCACAAAATGCTTAGCAATGTGGCATTCATCTAAGGCGTGGGCTAAAAACCATTGGCGCGCGCTTAGCGCATTAGTTAAAGTTTCCTGTGTAGAAAAAGTCTTAGAGGCAATGATAAAAAGCGTGGTTTCTGGATAAATCTTATCTAACACCCCTTGTATTTGCGTACCATCTACATTAGAAATAAAGTGCACATTTAAACGCGGGCTACCGTAGTGTTTAAGTGCCTTACACACCATTAAAGCCCCTAAATCCGATCCGCCTATACCAATATTAACAACATCAGTAATCACTTGATTAGTATAGCCAAGCCACTCCCCACAACGCAGCGCATCGCTAAAGGCCTCCATGCGCTCCAGTACGGCGCGTACCTGTGGGAGAACATTTTGCCCCTCCTCTATAATAGGCGACTCTCCTTGATAACGCAAAGCGGTATGTAAAACAGCGCGCTCCTCTGTGGTGTTGATTTTTGCACCCGAAAACATCGCCTCTATTTTGTGCTTTAGCCCGCATTCTTGGGCTAGAGCTCTTAAGAGTTTTAAAGTGGTGTTGTTGATGCGATTTTTAGAGTAATCTAAATAAATAGAGCCAGTTTTAAGAAAATAACGCGTGGCACGGCTTGGATCTTCTTTAAACATGTCTTTCATATGGATCGTTTTAATGGTGTTAAAATGCTCTAATAAATCCTTAAAGCTCTGTAATTGTGTTAAGGTTTTCATACACTCCTCTAAATTTTTCAAACAAAAATTCCCCCATTATAACCACAAAGT contains:
- a CDS encoding RNA-guided endonuclease InsQ/TnpB family protein, which gives rise to MLIAYKQKLYNSSKNKQIDRLLRLYGICYNHCIALHKRYYRLYKKHLNFYTLKKHITKLKRTARFAFLKTLGSQTLQELVGRIDKAYKKFFKKQGRPPRFKKVANYQSFTFSQCGYKIQDNIISFNGYRFKFVKTYDLAGKPKTLTIKRDNLGDYFLCLVCETEDNLKPAGGNSVGLDFGLKTFLTCSNGTQIPSPLFFSKFLPLIRACSRSLSKKKRGSHNRLKARLKLARLHRKVQNLRKDFFYKIANSLAKQYATIFIEDLNLKGMVKLWGRKINDLAFGEFVAILERKTQVVKIDRFYPSSKTCSNCGALKEDLSLKDRFFHCPSCGFSLDRDLNASINIHRVGASTLGGEAVRPA
- a CDS encoding tetratricopeptide repeat protein, which gives rise to MLKSVLCVALVGVLCSVQAKGEGDAYFSIAEKAYQSKGYKKALEYFKKAASMGDAAGYNNLGNLYENGEGVQKNLQRALEYHKKACELGFKDACHRIK
- the pgi gene encoding glucose-6-phosphate isomerase, encoding MKTLTQLQSFKDLLEHFNTIKTIHMKDMFKEDPSRATRYFLKTGSIYLDYSKNRINNTTLKLLRALAQECGLKHKIEAMFSGAKINTTEERAVLHTALRYQGESPIIEEGQNVLPQVRAVLERMEAFSDALRCGEWLGYTNQVITDVVNIGIGGSDLGALMVCKALKHYGSPRLNVHFISNVDGTQIQGVLDKIYPETTLFIIASKTFSTQETLTNALSARQWFLAHALDECHIAKHFVAVSTNKEAVQDFGIDTENMFSFWNWVGGRYSLWSAVGLSIMIYLGKQNFKSLLQGAYEMDEHFKNAPFEQNMPVILALLGIWYINLFDAGSHLIAPYDQYLRYFPRFIQQLDMESNGKSTTLEGQVVDYDTGPIIWGDVGTNAQHAFFQLLHQGTHISPIDFIVSLSKEGHLPEHHDILVSNMFAQAQAFMEGKEYEEAFKELLKMGYSEQKASKLAHHRIFSGNRPSNVILLETICPKSVGALIALYEHKIFIQGVIWNINSFDQWGVELGKELTKDILARLRHEPSQKHQDSSTELVSCWAFYYDLSRQAKDRVIFFCVFKISR